The Poecilia reticulata strain Guanapo linkage group LG4, Guppy_female_1.0+MT, whole genome shotgun sequence genomic interval ATCTCcagttttaaactgtttttaaaacatcagtgaAACATGAACAAACATCATGTATGTGAAATATTGTTGAGCAgcagattcattcattcatttattattttgtgtgtgaTGTCAGCAAAACTGTCCTATAAATAAGGTTGAAAAAACAGCAGTTCATTAAccaaatatttccttaatattttttaaaaaaggtttgaaaaagtaattaaaatttgatttttagcattaaaataaagaattatcaaaatgaaaatataaaatgttttaaaatgtcccaAAAAATTGCTGaacataagcaaaaaaaaaaataaaaatagagaaacaaaaacaatataacataaaatgttttcttgaatATAAACGTATGAAAAACATCCGTCGCTTCTCCAGCTTCCTTAGCTCTGCAGATGCATCCGTGTGATCAGTGTCTCTCTTATTAATCATATATGTTACATATTcacaaaaatctctgaaatacagaaaattctGACTTGAAATATTTTGCCTGTTCTGGCGCCCCCCCTCCTGCGGCGCCCCTGCGGTGAACACCCACTTTCTGCGACCACTTAACCAATCCGTGGGAGGGAAAAATATTATcgctaaaatatgaaaaagcaaaactattaGCATTAAAAATGCTAGTTTCCCGCTGAGCTAAGCCGGTTGTTACCCAGCCGGTTCCGCCTCCAGCCCCCTGCCGGCTGGTGGAGCCTCTCCTGCATGTTTACACCGTTAAACCCTCATTAATTCATTAACAGCCTGTTTTCCGTCTCTGCTGCGAGCAGGAAGCGGCTCTGGTGTTATTGGTTCCCGGCTGGACGCGGCTACCAGTAACATCTCAGGCTGGATTATGAAGTTAATCCTGAATGAGGAGCGTCACATGGACCCACATGTGGCCAACTTTGGCCCACTCAAAGGAGCAGAACAACCCGCCACTTCCCCTCCGGAACCGCCCTGACCTGCCCAGCTCGGAGCCCAGGCCGTAGAAGTCCTCCACCGTCCCGTCCCGCCTCGACCCGTCCACCCAGAACTCCACCGGCTCCGAACCAGGCCGGGAGGTCGGCATGATGCCAGCAGGGCTCCCCGAATCCAGCGCCAGCAGGACCAGGTCCAAATAGCAATCACCAGAACCGGGAGCGGCGTAATCTGTGATTTAAATCCAGTTCGGTAAAACCCAGATTAGAGCCTCAGAGGGGGGTGTGATTCATGATCCGGACGGGTTCTGATTCAGACCAGCAGGGGGATCCGCCTGCGCCCTCCAACTCGGAACCGGGTCCTTTTAGTCCGTCTGTGACGAGACaaactgaagaggaaaaacagaaccGAACCAGCCGGTGATGGAGCCGCGTCTTTACGCCGAACCGCAACCAGGACCGGGCTGATCCAGGTCCAGATGTATCGCAGCTTCCATCGGGCCTCCGACCCGTCAGATGTCGGATCAGCTCAGTCCATcaccatcctcctcctcctcctccgggAATATTTCCGCGTTTCCGCCGGCTGGTCAGTCTGTCCGGAGCGCAGCGGCTCCCTGGCGGAGATCCAGCCGAACTGAGCGATGTCAGCCCCGGGGAGAGGCTGGGTTCACACCGGCAGGCGAGACGCGAACCCCGGGCTGGCTCGACGCGGGGAGTCGATGTTCGGATGCTGGAGGGTCTGCTTGTGAGGCAGGCAGGACCGCTCCAGATGTCCGCTGGGTCTGGAAGAGAGGATGCTGCTGCAGTCTGCATCCGAGCCGACCAATCAGAGCGCTGCACGAGCGCTGGGCCGCGCTCCCATTGGTCCGCGGCTCCGTCAGGCACGAGGCGCTCTGTCAACAGCCTAAATAAGGAAATAACCCAAATACATAAATGTACATTAGCGTGACATCTGGAGGCTTTGATCCTCTGGGAATCAAACCAGCAACCCTCACATGGTCACGTGTTCACTGCATGACTCCATCACTGCAGCTGAAACCTTCATCAGCTGCTTCCCATCAGatacacattaaaaaagtacatattaatgcaaaaatgttgaacAGGCTTACTTTCTATAGACTCATAAATTAAGGTAAAAgtttacatgtattttaatttatggaATTAAAGGTGTAGTTTGTAATTATAACATATATAAGTTGAAagtaatttaacatttaatattgTAGAATTgactttttcctcagaattctgatttttttttgtagaattttgtccttttcttaTCAGAATTCTGACGTTAATTTCATAATTcggttgttttatgtttgtttgttttgtttacatgaaTGCATGTATCTGAGTGTAGTATTAGGCTGTATACACACGGCCGGGTTCAGcctgctttaatccaactccagttcATTTCTAGAGTTGCttgaggtgtgaatgcgtaagCTAACTCTGATCCGCCTTCAAACGTTGGTCTGGGTTCGTTTGAAGCGAACTCTGGTGCCGTTAGAATGGATTcatgaacgccaagcggaccggaaGCCGCTCCAAAAACAAGAAGTGAAcgacagcgcagggcattctgggtaaatacaaccaaaacaaacatgctaggttagcgctagcgggagaaatggcttgtggtcttcAGCCAAAGataagagaaatcctccaaccgctaaaatcttcacttttgtttacattttgtgaaggaagTGGTGCTCagcgtttccttcagtggttcttgttgaagcgcccccacaggcgaggaggggaacaggttgttGAAAGATTTAAtaaaccgcagcagctgaaaatgtaatcaatGTTGCAAtgttggtccccaatcaaaccgagtccaccaggtgtgaaaacaaacttGTAATCTGACCAAACCATTGGACCACATTGTGTTGTGTTTAACTGGATAGAAACCAGACATGTTTGTCCGGTGAAAAAACAAAGGTCTGAACCGAAAAATGTTCTGAGATCCGGAACCCGCGAGGCAGAAGGTGTGAACGGTCCGGTGTGAGGTCGGTTCCGTCCAGATGTGAGCGCGCTCGGTGCCTGTCAGGTGAACAGCTGCGGCACACAGGCAGGATTAAAGCAGACACTTAAATCATTCGGACTTTGAAGTTTATTTCAGTCGATCACAGCAGCATTACGCCCAagcgtctccatggcaaccgatAGAGAGCtgtaaagctgctgctggttgtgATTCAAGTGTTTCCCAGATCAATTGTTTCTACACTAACATTGCtctatttattattagttaaaaagtttattttttatttcttttttttttttttttggaggtttTGTTCTTACAAAATGTCCTAATTTCcgtttttaatttgctgtttctggtaataaaagcaacaacagcTCAAGTGAAATGTGTTGCAataggactgaaacgattaatcgtgattaatcgattatagtcaataaaaaaaaaagggtaatttgctgaaagaactaAATATTccgattttaaattaaattgtacaaaaaatatattaattttacatttaaggaaaaaaacttGGTTCACAGCATgacaaatattattattattattattattattattattattattattattattattattgctactcttacttgtgTATAGTGTGAGTAACTTCagtaaatgaagaacaaacatgttttaaccaaaaagacACAGACGGCTAACTGCTGTTTATGTTCAAATTACGCTTCTTGTTTCTAGACCAGCTCtgttctaattttattttctatttgctGAGCCTGTTGTGCCAATAAGATCCAATAAACGCTGTATATTGTCACAGAAAGTACTTTACCATGTTCTAACATATTTACATGACCtattatatgtattatttttatgttaagctttctgaaaaataattatttggaaAAGTGTTTCTTGTGCCATAATAGGTTAATTTGTACTTATTTGTagtaatttgtatattttactCCTCAGAATGCCAGAATTTGAACAGAACTTCATACTTTTGTTTGTCTAAAaccataattttaaaatattaggtCAGACTTTTTgctcagttactcagtactctagatgtttttttttttttcaccaaatacttttttactctaaCTTGAGTAATTTATACTTtagtaaaaatatcttaaagtaGATATATATACTTGAGCTAGTCTGTTCAActctgtttattcatttatccgTTCAATTAGTCATTGTTTTacgctgtttttgttttgttttgtttgtattttccgGTATTTGTTTAACGGTCAAATGTTAAACTTCCGAGCTGCCCTGAACGCAGCTCCCTCCACGTTGTCTCTGACGTCAGCCGTGTGGGGGCGTGGACTTCCTGGTTGGGATTTTACTTTTCTTGTCAACAAAAGCTGACGGAGTTAAAGCGACGTGTGTATGAGGAAAACTTCTGCTCTGTTCCGGTACCGGTTCCACGATCCGAACCGTTTTTTTCCCTCCCGTGTCGAACTCCTCTCAGATGTGAAGATGAGTTTCTGGAGAGTTTTCTCGGTAGTGATCGTGTCCACATGTTGGCTGCTGGTTCTGTCCAAAGATGAGGTCCCTCCTGCCCCCTCAACACCCGCCGCCTTGACCGGCCCCACGACGGCCAAGCCCGCCGTGACGAACTCCAGCCGGGCGAACAGCACGCTGAGCGGCGGCGGAAGCACCAAGAAGTTCGGGTCCAACCTCGGGGCTGACAGCTCCATGATCCAGCGGGCCCTGTACGTCCTCATCGGCATCACCATCATCGGGGTCCTGTACTTCCTGATCCGAGCCGTGCGGTGAGAACCGCACACATCTGCGGAACCCGGATTTATTACAAAGTTCGGTTTATAACAAGAACTTAATGcgaaaaaagcttaaaaagtattagtttttaaaacaaagaaaacaaataaccGGTAGGACGAGAGAACGTgctaaaaaataattagcttacGTTCCTGTTTATAATGCAGTAGAAGGAGTGAACACGTATTTATCTCAACGTAATAAAATATGTCACTTACCAACTCAGTAATTATCAGAAACACATATTAcataaaacattacaaactgACTCATAACAGGACTGGAAAATGTACTGACCCACAgcaataatagtaataaaaactgcaaataacaACCAGACATACAGCAACAGAATAATTGTCAACTCCTTTCCAATATTACATCATGTAATATACTTCATAATTTGTCTTGTATGTATAACAAACTAATTATGATAATAAtgacagtaaaataataataatctgctaataatagtaataaaacaacagaaggaaggaagaaagtcTTTATCTTACATATTTGTGTTAATTCCCTTCTTCCCTGTATAATGTGAGTAAGATAGTTTTGTGTTACACTTGTTGATGTTTTGACATTGTTTTAACTCCATACTCAGTCTGTCCCATTGTTTGACTCCAGTGGagttttttgttcacttttttttctcaaaaagagaattgaaattcaaaaaaatgttttcaaatgttacaTGACAGAGTACGCAacaataatttttgtttaatgggaatatagacataaaaatgtgtcaaaacatAATCGCTCTAGAATGACAGCACAGTTCTAACCTGTTCAGTAAGATGTTGATAATATGTCTGGTAATAAGATGTTGTCATGAATAACTAACCGTTGTTACTTGCTATTCACTCGTATTTGCAGAATCTCCCACCTCACATGAAGCTTCACTGTTGTCTGCTAACATCTCCTTTACTGTCTCTATCAGCTAgaagaaactgatttaatcAGGAAAAAACTTAGTTATCAGGACCTGATATTCTAGAGAGAGAAGGttttttaatccatccatccattttcctgcacccttgtccctcagtggggtcaggaggtgctgctgcctctccagctggcgtaccgggtgagaggcggggtcacctggacaggtcgccagtctgtcgcagggcaacacagagacacacaaccatgcacacacacactcacacctaggggcaatttggagaggccaattaacctgacaatcatgtttttggactgtgggaggaaaccggagtacctggagaaaa includes:
- the fam174c gene encoding protein FAM174C; translated protein: MRKTSALFRYRFHDPNRFFPSRVELLSDVKMSFWRVFSVVIVSTCWLLVLSKDEVPPAPSTPAALTGPTTAKPAVTNSSRANSTLSGGGSTKKFGSNLGADSSMIQRALYVLIGITIIGVLYFLIRAVRLKKPAHKKKYGLLSNYDDSVEMEAVESDEDDTLYEARSLRR